One Halolamina litorea genomic window carries:
- a CDS encoding CDP-alcohol phosphatidyltransferase family protein, whose amino-acid sequence MSNDATDRLLPRRLAVESVALGATALCVLAAGYWLFTVLAGRPLAIRWLAPTGALTAFVAGYAWTHRGTLRGLDGTRLDSLGLANGITLARAVLIAAVAGFVVVDVEGALLWAPAVGYGTAVLLDGVDGAVARTLGTETRLGQRLDMAVDTTGFVVAPAVAVAWDLLPVWYLLLSAARYCYRGGLFLWRRAGGSVGTLPPSRLRRPLAALQMAFLTVALLPPAPTPLIRTVAPVVLLPSLVVFARDWLAVTVSPSKY is encoded by the coding sequence GTGAGCAACGACGCCACCGATCGTCTCCTGCCCCGTCGGCTCGCCGTCGAGAGCGTCGCCCTCGGCGCCACGGCACTCTGTGTGCTGGCCGCAGGCTACTGGCTGTTCACGGTGCTCGCTGGCCGGCCGCTCGCGATCCGCTGGCTCGCTCCGACAGGCGCTCTGACGGCGTTCGTCGCCGGCTACGCGTGGACACACCGGGGGACGCTTCGCGGGCTCGACGGCACTCGCCTCGACTCGCTCGGCCTCGCCAACGGCATCACGCTCGCTCGGGCCGTCCTGATCGCGGCGGTCGCGGGGTTCGTCGTCGTCGACGTGGAGGGAGCGCTCCTGTGGGCCCCCGCGGTCGGCTACGGGACGGCCGTGCTCCTCGACGGCGTCGACGGCGCCGTCGCCCGCACGCTCGGCACCGAGACGCGGCTCGGCCAACGCCTCGACATGGCCGTCGACACCACCGGCTTCGTCGTCGCACCGGCGGTGGCCGTCGCGTGGGACCTGCTCCCCGTCTGGTACCTCTTGCTTTCGGCCGCGCGCTACTGCTACCGCGGGGGGCTGTTCCTCTGGCGCCGCGCCGGCGGGAGCGTGGGCACGCTGCCGCCCAGCCGACTCCGGCGACCGTTGGCGGCGCTCCAGATGGCCTTCCTCACTGTCGCGCTCCTCCCGCCGGCGCCGACGCCACTGATCCGGACCGTCGCGCCGGTCGTGTTGCTCCCCTCTCTCGTCGTGTTCGCCCGGGACTGGCTCGCCGTGACGGTGTCACCGTCGAAATACTGA
- a CDS encoding GTP cyclohydrolase IIa: protein MTNTDDTVQFSLVQLDDYGPWTVTPEPRPEPSLQALQARIYADLADFVGSRDGYVFPGRYDNMIAVTNQITPAEHQRFQELVRHRYPVTASIGVGTGTTPIDALGAATEALQSTGSAQDAARSERLATARDADPNGPLTVAHFDVVDATGRYTDAEHAFDAERRIRRAFVELSDRMREHGAVTSFVGGDNAIAVTPDLDDATYDDVLEAVRDAVGVEIRVGVGRGETAHSAGQGAKHALETGRNTGDWVVTAAPASTDD, encoded by the coding sequence GTGACAAACACCGACGACACCGTCCAGTTCTCACTGGTCCAACTGGACGACTACGGCCCGTGGACGGTGACCCCCGAGCCCCGCCCCGAGCCGTCGCTTCAGGCCCTACAGGCCCGTATTTACGCCGACCTCGCTGACTTCGTCGGCAGCCGTGACGGCTACGTCTTCCCGGGTCGATACGACAACATGATCGCGGTGACCAACCAGATTACGCCGGCGGAGCACCAGCGCTTTCAGGAGCTCGTCCGGCATCGCTATCCCGTCACGGCGAGCATCGGCGTCGGTACCGGCACGACCCCCATCGACGCACTCGGCGCCGCGACCGAGGCCCTCCAGTCGACCGGGAGCGCACAGGACGCCGCCCGATCCGAGCGCCTCGCCACCGCTCGCGACGCCGACCCCAACGGGCCACTCACCGTCGCCCACTTCGACGTGGTGGACGCGACCGGTCGGTACACGGACGCGGAACACGCCTTCGACGCCGAGCGCCGCATCAGGCGGGCGTTCGTGGAGCTGAGCGACCGGATGCGCGAACACGGTGCCGTCACGTCGTTCGTCGGCGGCGACAACGCCATCGCGGTCACACCTGACCTCGACGACGCGACGTACGACGATGTGCTCGAAGCGGTCCGCGACGCCGTCGGTGTCGAGATCCGCGTCGGCGTCGGCCGCGGCGAGACGGCGCATTCAGCGGGTCAGGGGGCGAAACACGCACTGGAGACCGGCCGTAACACCGGCGACTGGGTGGTGACGGCCGCTCCGGCGAGTACGGATGACTGA
- a CDS encoding zinc-dependent alcohol dehydrogenase: MTDAARALYFQGPRSVTVSEEPRPSPDTDEVLLETVVSGVSPGTELLVYEGKVPEELAVDETIDTLEGTFDYPVQYGYAAVGRVMATGANVDDSWLDELAFAFNPHESHFTANPAALEPVPDGIDPETATLFPTAETAVNFVLDAAPRIGERVVVFGAGPIGLTTTALLSTFPLDSLTVVDPVADRRSLAESFGATATTTPEGLRGIDWGDPAGADCCVEVSGNPNALDDAIRTVGYDGRVVIGSWYGTKSAELDLGGRFHRERIDLRSSQVSTIAPADRGRWTKDRRMDRAVDAVREHDLGRLVTHRIPFGDASAAYELLASEDDALTTVFTYDDA, from the coding sequence ATGACTGACGCGGCGCGAGCGCTCTACTTTCAGGGCCCCCGTTCGGTCACCGTCTCCGAGGAGCCGCGGCCGTCGCCCGACACGGACGAGGTGTTGCTCGAGACGGTCGTCTCCGGGGTCAGCCCCGGCACCGAACTGTTGGTTTACGAGGGGAAGGTCCCTGAGGAGTTGGCCGTCGACGAGACCATCGACACTCTGGAGGGGACGTTCGACTACCCGGTCCAGTACGGCTACGCCGCCGTCGGCCGGGTGATGGCGACGGGCGCGAACGTCGACGACAGCTGGCTCGACGAACTCGCGTTCGCGTTCAACCCCCACGAGAGCCACTTCACCGCGAACCCGGCGGCACTCGAACCCGTCCCCGACGGCATCGACCCCGAGACGGCGACGCTGTTTCCGACCGCCGAGACCGCGGTCAATTTCGTCCTCGACGCGGCGCCGCGGATCGGCGAGCGTGTCGTCGTCTTCGGCGCCGGCCCGATCGGACTGACGACGACGGCGCTGCTCTCGACGTTCCCGCTCGACTCGCTGACGGTCGTCGATCCGGTCGCCGACCGCCGGTCGCTCGCGGAATCGTTCGGTGCAACGGCCACGACGACGCCCGAGGGGCTTCGGGGGATCGACTGGGGCGACCCGGCCGGCGCCGACTGCTGTGTCGAGGTTTCGGGGAACCCCAACGCGCTCGACGACGCCATCCGGACCGTCGGCTACGACGGCCGCGTCGTGATCGGCTCGTGGTACGGTACCAAGTCAGCAGAGTTGGATCTCGGCGGGCGGTTCCACCGCGAACGCATCGACCTGCGCTCGAGTCAGGTCAGCACCATCGCCCCCGCCGACCGCGGCCGCTGGACGAAGGACCGCCGGATGGACCGCGCCGTCGACGCCGTCCGGGAGCACGACCTCGGCCGGCTCGTGACCCACCGCATCCCGTTCGGCGACGCCTCGGCCGCCTACGAACTGCTCGCCAGCGAAGACGACGCGCTCACCACCGTCTTCACCTACGACGACGCCTGA
- a CDS encoding 6-pyruvoyl trahydropterin synthase family protein: MYELSVSRDFVAQHYLTVPEPGPVEGEPHSHHYEVDVRFSGPDLNEYGYLVDIDAVEAALDDLTARYRDELLNDLPAFEGNPSVERFARIFADAVAERLDAPAPDRLSVRMWEDDIAWASYERSL; the protein is encoded by the coding sequence ATGTACGAACTCTCCGTCTCCCGCGACTTCGTCGCACAGCACTACCTCACCGTCCCCGAGCCCGGTCCCGTCGAGGGTGAGCCACACAGCCATCACTACGAGGTCGACGTGCGCTTTTCGGGTCCCGACCTGAACGAGTACGGCTACCTCGTCGATATCGACGCCGTCGAGGCGGCGCTGGACGACCTGACCGCCCGATACCGCGACGAACTCCTGAACGACCTGCCGGCGTTCGAGGGCAACCCCAGCGTCGAGCGCTTCGCCCGAATCTTCGCCGATGCGGTCGCCGAGCGCCTCGACGCCCCGGCGCCCGACCGGCTCAGCGTCCGAATGTGGGAGGACGATATCGCGTGGGCCAGCTACGAGCGGTCGCTCTGA